Proteins from a genomic interval of Mycolicibacterium grossiae:
- a CDS encoding NAD(P)/FAD-dependent oxidoreductase, with protein MRTDYDVAIVGGGPAGLTAAAELSREYDVVVLEREAEAGGIPRHSDHLGYGMRDMRTFTSGPAYARRLVARATAAGAELRTRAMVTGWSGGTSVDVTSPAGRQRIDARAVILATGARERPRSARLIPGDRGAGVYTTGHLQNVVHLQGRTVGRRAVVVGAELVSYSAVLTLRHAGCETALVTTTHRSPESYAAFNAVARTPLLGVRIATRTRLTRIIGTPTLRAVEIEDIDTGSRRVVECDTLVLTGDWIPDHELARAAGLDMDAATVGPLTDTALRTSRDGVFAIGNLLHPVDTADVAALDGRHVATAVRARLRGEHPATAGVRLRVEAPLRWITPGVLRPGDTAPARHRLLLWTEDLVRVPRVVARQDGRVVGRRTLPWPASPGRVFRVPSSILAGVDPKGGPVTVSLR; from the coding sequence ATGAGGACCGACTACGACGTCGCGATCGTCGGCGGCGGGCCCGCAGGCCTGACCGCCGCAGCGGAGCTGTCCCGGGAGTACGACGTCGTCGTCCTCGAACGGGAGGCCGAGGCGGGCGGAATCCCCCGGCACAGCGACCATCTCGGGTACGGCATGCGCGACATGCGGACCTTCACGAGCGGTCCGGCGTACGCGCGCCGGCTCGTCGCCCGGGCGACCGCCGCCGGCGCCGAACTGCGCACCCGCGCGATGGTGACCGGGTGGTCGGGCGGCACGTCGGTGGACGTCACGTCGCCTGCGGGCCGCCAGCGGATTGACGCGCGCGCCGTCATCCTCGCGACCGGAGCGCGGGAACGTCCCCGGTCGGCGCGGTTGATCCCCGGGGACCGCGGCGCCGGGGTGTACACCACCGGGCACCTGCAGAACGTCGTGCACCTCCAGGGGCGCACGGTGGGGCGGCGGGCCGTGGTCGTCGGCGCCGAACTGGTCTCCTACTCGGCGGTGCTCACGCTGCGGCACGCCGGCTGCGAGACGGCGCTCGTGACGACGACGCATCGGTCGCCGGAGTCCTACGCGGCGTTCAACGCCGTGGCTCGCACACCACTGCTGGGCGTCCGGATCGCCACCCGGACGCGGCTCACCCGGATCATCGGCACCCCGACGCTGCGGGCCGTCGAGATCGAGGACATCGACACCGGATCCCGGCGGGTCGTCGAGTGCGACACGCTCGTGCTCACCGGCGACTGGATCCCCGACCACGAACTCGCCCGCGCGGCGGGCCTCGACATGGATGCCGCGACGGTCGGCCCGCTCACTGACACGGCGCTGCGCACCAGTCGCGACGGCGTCTTCGCGATCGGCAACCTGCTGCACCCCGTCGACACCGCGGACGTCGCCGCCCTGGACGGTCGCCACGTCGCGACGGCGGTCCGCGCTCGGCTGCGCGGGGAACACCCGGCGACCGCGGGAGTGCGGCTGCGAGTCGAGGCGCCGCTGCGCTGGATCACGCCGGGCGTGCTGCGGCCCGGGGACACTGCACCCGCGCGCCACCGGTTGCTGCTGTGGACCGAGGATCTGGTCCGCGTCCCGCGGGTGGTGGCACGTCAGGACGGCCGGG